A single genomic interval of Desulfatiglans anilini DSM 4660 harbors:
- the mraZ gene encoding division/cell wall cluster transcriptional repressor MraZ — protein sequence MFRGRSEHNLDEKGRLAIPARFKEVLDQKNEDSLVITNQDGCLWAFTRDDWNVIEEKAASLPQFDQAAISYIRYFISGAEVCTVKNGRVTLSQHLRKTATLDKEVVLVGGLKRFEIWDRRKWEEEFQRAKAVFPKVSQALADLGI from the coding sequence ATGTTCAGGGGCAGGTCCGAGCACAATCTGGACGAGAAAGGGCGGTTGGCCATCCCCGCCCGCTTCAAAGAGGTGCTCGATCAGAAGAACGAGGACTCCCTTGTCATCACCAATCAGGACGGCTGTTTGTGGGCCTTTACGCGGGATGACTGGAACGTCATTGAAGAAAAGGCCGCCAGCCTGCCCCAATTCGATCAGGCCGCCATATCTTACATCCGGTATTTCATCTCGGGCGCCGAGGTGTGCACTGTCAAGAACGGCCGGGTCACCCTTTCGCAGCACCTGAGAAAAACCGCGACCCTCGACAAAGAGGTCGTACTCGTCGGAGGCCTCAAACGATTCGAGATTTGGGACCGGCGGAAATGGGAGGAAGAATTCCAGCGCGCCAAGGCGGTATTCCCCAAGGTCAGTCAAGCCCTCGCAGATCTGGGGATTTGA
- the rsmH gene encoding 16S rRNA (cytosine(1402)-N(4))-methyltransferase RsmH, whose protein sequence is MEYPHEPVLLDEVVRFLVHDPVGIYVDGTVGNAGHSEAILERLDRGGRLICLDRDPEALRISEERLAPLDKQVLLIKAGFAELDRVLREVGIAAVDGILLDLGMSSYQLEHSGRGFSFQRDETLDMRMDPLGSLKASDIVNTYSSRDIEDILRQYGEEKRARSIARAIVRTRKKKPILSSHQLAEMVRSVVPPSHGHTNRHPATRTFQALRIAVNQEMEQLERFLQEVPWLLAGGGRLVVLAYHSLEDRRVKQAMAVWEQGCTCPPGLPVCVCGRTPLFRRLFKKPMRPTEAEIDRNPRARSAVLRVAERIVS, encoded by the coding sequence GTGGAATATCCTCATGAACCCGTCCTTCTGGACGAGGTCGTCCGATTTCTGGTCCACGACCCGGTGGGAATCTATGTCGACGGCACGGTCGGCAATGCAGGACACAGCGAGGCGATCCTCGAACGTCTGGATCGCGGAGGTCGGCTGATTTGCCTCGATCGGGATCCTGAAGCGCTCCGGATCTCGGAAGAGCGGTTGGCCCCCCTAGATAAACAGGTCCTATTGATCAAGGCCGGTTTTGCGGAACTCGACAGGGTCCTCCGCGAGGTCGGCATTGCGGCCGTCGATGGGATTCTTTTAGATTTGGGAATGTCCTCCTACCAATTGGAGCATTCCGGAAGAGGATTCAGCTTCCAGAGAGACGAAACCCTGGACATGCGCATGGATCCCCTCGGTTCTCTGAAAGCGAGCGATATCGTCAACACCTATTCCTCGAGGGATATTGAAGACATTCTCCGACAATACGGTGAAGAGAAAAGGGCCAGGTCGATCGCAAGGGCCATCGTAAGAACACGGAAAAAAAAGCCAATCCTCAGCTCCCACCAACTGGCGGAGATGGTGCGGTCGGTCGTTCCGCCATCTCATGGTCATACGAACAGGCATCCAGCTACTCGAACCTTTCAGGCCCTCAGAATAGCCGTCAACCAGGAAATGGAACAACTCGAGCGGTTTCTGCAAGAGGTCCCATGGCTTTTGGCAGGCGGAGGCAGACTGGTCGTTCTGGCTTATCACTCCCTCGAAGACCGGAGGGTGAAACAGGCCATGGCCGTATGGGAACAGGGATGCACCTGCCCTCCCGGCCTCCCCGTCTGCGTCTGCGGGCGCACCCCTCTTTTCAGGCGTTTGTTCAAGAAGCCCATGCGGCCCACGGAAGCCGAGATCGACAGGAATCCGCGGGCGCGAAGTGCCGTATTGCGTGTGGCTGAAAGGATCGTGTCATGA
- the ftsL gene encoding cell division protein FtsL: MNRSEQVHRMLTERNAKTGMRMKNASARKRRWILTRRQVLWIILLLAVFMLSGIGYVWSNFQNTQIGYELSQLKRKEIQLREINRKLRAELAFLKSPRNLQAQATEKLGLKEPSPEQIVVIP; this comes from the coding sequence ATGAACAGGTCTGAGCAGGTCCATCGAATGTTGACCGAGCGCAACGCCAAGACGGGCATGCGCATGAAAAACGCCTCTGCGCGAAAGCGCAGGTGGATTTTGACTCGCAGGCAGGTCCTATGGATCATCCTGCTGCTCGCCGTCTTCATGCTGAGCGGCATAGGCTATGTGTGGTCGAACTTTCAGAATACGCAAATCGGCTATGAATTGAGCCAGCTCAAACGTAAGGAGATCCAGCTCCGGGAGATCAACCGAAAATTGAGAGCGGAACTTGCGTTCCTGAAATCTCCCCGAAACCTCCAGGCTCAGGCGACCGAGAAACTGGGGCTCAAGGAGCCGTCTCCAGAGCAGATCGTCGTGATTCCATGA
- a CDS encoding penicillin-binding protein produces MKLNEKKRTRLKVHLISILFLLGLCTILGRAFYLQILQGEHLSEIARGGYTVIVKLPPKRGTIYDRQRHELALSLELGSVFAHPRQIQDKEKAAVELARALGVDRQEILTRIEKDRSFVWLQRRIPPHIAAKVSQLQIQGVGTTAEASRFYPCNEVAGHVVGFVGTDFQGLEGIEKTYDHLLRGPERQLVQMRDALKRPFAIDRVLTTEQKPHDLILTIDKDIQYKAQQTLKEAVIDSRAVSGNIVCVDPETGAILAMAVYPEFNPNTFSSHRPEDWRNRTITDWFEPGSTAKTFLLAAALEEGIVTPYTTIDCEEGSYTIGRRVIHDTHEHDILTAAEVVVQSSNIGAAKIGQRLGYETYHRYLQAFGFEKTTGIELAGERSGFLRPPDRARPIDQATAYFGQGLTLTTLQLAMAMASIANGGKLMRPYIVQAVEDPMGTPVFTASPQPVRRAISERTARTMVSILEGVTQEGGTATKAAIPGFHVGGKTGTAQKVDPNGKGYARGKYVASFVGFVPSDNPRLVMAVVLDEPRKSIYGGVVAAPVFRDIAHAALNLLRVPPQIRWAEKEIEIVHEAATAATMDIEQPAAMLPETGIPDFGGLTMREVLIESRSLGLEASLEGTGLAVRQDPPAGTEADQTRRVTVFFEPPAG; encoded by the coding sequence ATGAAGCTGAACGAAAAGAAGAGAACCCGTTTGAAGGTTCATCTCATCAGCATTCTGTTCCTGCTGGGGCTCTGCACCATCCTTGGCCGGGCCTTTTATCTGCAGATCCTTCAAGGGGAACATCTTTCGGAAATTGCGCGGGGGGGTTATACCGTCATTGTCAAACTGCCTCCAAAGCGTGGAACGATCTATGACCGCCAGCGGCATGAACTGGCCCTGAGCCTTGAGCTGGGGTCTGTTTTCGCCCACCCCAGGCAGATTCAGGATAAAGAGAAAGCCGCGGTCGAACTGGCCCGCGCCCTGGGAGTCGATCGCCAAGAGATCCTGACCCGGATCGAGAAGGACCGGAGTTTTGTCTGGCTGCAGAGGCGCATCCCCCCGCACATTGCGGCGAAGGTCAGCCAGTTGCAGATCCAGGGCGTCGGGACGACCGCAGAGGCAAGCCGCTTCTATCCTTGCAACGAGGTTGCCGGGCATGTGGTCGGTTTTGTCGGGACCGACTTTCAAGGGCTGGAGGGTATTGAAAAGACCTATGATCATTTGCTGCGCGGTCCGGAGCGGCAGCTCGTTCAGATGCGGGACGCCCTGAAGCGCCCGTTCGCCATCGACCGCGTTCTGACAACCGAACAGAAACCCCACGACCTCATCCTGACGATCGACAAAGACATTCAGTACAAGGCCCAACAGACCCTCAAGGAGGCCGTGATCGACTCCCGTGCCGTCTCCGGAAATATCGTCTGCGTGGACCCCGAGACGGGGGCAATCCTGGCCATGGCCGTGTACCCTGAATTCAACCCGAATACCTTCAGCTCCCACCGGCCGGAAGACTGGCGCAATCGTACGATCACGGACTGGTTCGAACCGGGGTCGACGGCGAAGACCTTTCTCCTGGCGGCCGCCTTGGAAGAGGGGATCGTAACGCCCTACACGACCATCGATTGCGAAGAGGGCAGCTATACCATTGGAAGGCGGGTGATCCACGACACCCATGAACACGACATCCTGACGGCCGCCGAGGTCGTGGTGCAGTCGAGCAATATCGGGGCGGCGAAGATCGGGCAACGGCTCGGATACGAGACGTATCACCGCTATCTGCAAGCGTTCGGATTCGAGAAGACGACCGGCATCGAGCTTGCCGGTGAACGAAGTGGCTTCCTTCGCCCACCGGATAGAGCCAGACCGATCGACCAGGCCACGGCCTATTTCGGACAGGGGCTCACCCTGACCACCCTCCAACTGGCCATGGCCATGGCCTCCATAGCGAACGGGGGAAAACTGATGCGCCCTTACATCGTCCAAGCTGTCGAAGACCCGATGGGAACCCCGGTCTTCACCGCCTCGCCTCAGCCCGTGCGGCGAGCGATCTCGGAGCGGACGGCCCGGACGATGGTCTCCATTCTGGAGGGCGTCACGCAGGAAGGAGGGACGGCCACCAAGGCGGCCATCCCGGGTTTTCACGTCGGGGGAAAGACAGGCACCGCCCAAAAAGTCGATCCGAATGGGAAAGGGTACGCAAGAGGAAAGTATGTAGCGAGTTTCGTCGGCTTCGTCCCTTCCGACAACCCGCGCCTCGTGATGGCCGTGGTACTCGACGAACCGAGAAAGAGCATCTACGGCGGGGTGGTGGCGGCCCCGGTCTTCCGGGACATAGCCCACGCGGCGCTGAACCTGCTGCGTGTCCCCCCGCAGATCCGTTGGGCGGAAAAGGAAATCGAGATCGTTCATGAAGCAGCGACGGCCGCAACGATGGATATCGAACAGCCTGCGGCCATGCTGCCGGAGACCGGGATTCCCGATTTCGGAGGCCTTACGATGCGGGAGGTGCTGATCGAGAGTCGTTCTCTCGGCCTGGAGGCGTCGCTCGAGGGAACCGGCCTCGCTGTCCGGCAGGACCCGCCGGCTGGAACCGAGGCCGATCAGACCCGCAGGGTAACCGTCTTCTTCGAACCCCCCGCCGGGTAG
- a CDS encoding UDP-N-acetylmuramoyl-L-alanyl-D-glutamate--2,6-diaminopimelate ligase — protein sequence MNNPKSDEPRLARPSGTLLSALLAGLAESGPAVSLSGIRITGLAYDSRAVQPGYLFVAMRGLKADGHLFIRDAITRGAAAVVGEAPPAPPVDVPFITVADSRSALATLSARFYGAPYRELKLIGITGTNGKTTTSYLIESIIQAAGSTPGVMGTINHRCPGKEWKVPMTTPESLEIMRGLRTMADAGVTHVVMEVSSHALTQHRVEGCPFAVAVFTNLSRDHLDYHATMEDYFEAKSRLFSDLGQCSLQDGVTPTAVINMDDPAGRRLKALTSAAVLTYGLEPGCDISASRVRFHRGGLTAVCHTPAGDIAVRSALVGTFNLHNIMAAVGAGLALEFPPEVIAAGIETLHGVPGRLEPVANIRSVTILVDYAHTPDALEKVLDALRPLTSGRLITVFGCGGDRDAGKRPEMGRVTAALSDVVVITSDNPRSEKPDEIITEIEAGVLSTGCERIPEAPGGEAKNASLKGYLVVVDRRKAIARAVCMARPGDVVLIAGKGHEDYQIIGNQTLPFDDREVAAEAALQEA from the coding sequence ATGAACAACCCAAAATCCGATGAGCCCCGGCTGGCCCGTCCCTCAGGGACCCTTCTTTCTGCGCTTCTGGCAGGGCTTGCAGAATCGGGACCGGCCGTGAGCCTCTCCGGCATCCGGATCACAGGGCTGGCCTACGACTCCCGGGCCGTCCAGCCAGGATACCTCTTCGTCGCGATGCGGGGTCTCAAGGCCGACGGGCACCTGTTCATTCGAGACGCCATCACCCGGGGAGCCGCCGCGGTCGTCGGCGAAGCACCTCCGGCGCCGCCCGTCGATGTCCCTTTCATCACCGTCGCTGATTCGCGGAGCGCCCTCGCCACCTTGTCCGCGCGTTTCTATGGTGCGCCCTACCGCGAACTCAAACTGATCGGCATCACCGGAACCAACGGCAAGACCACGACCAGCTACCTGATCGAGTCGATCATCCAGGCCGCCGGTAGCACCCCTGGAGTCATGGGCACCATCAACCACCGCTGCCCGGGCAAGGAGTGGAAGGTCCCGATGACGACTCCGGAATCCCTTGAGATCATGAGGGGGTTGCGGACCATGGCCGATGCGGGCGTCACCCATGTGGTCATGGAAGTTTCGTCGCACGCGTTGACGCAGCACCGCGTTGAGGGATGTCCTTTCGCGGTCGCGGTCTTCACCAATTTGTCGAGGGACCACCTCGATTACCATGCGACGATGGAGGATTATTTCGAGGCCAAGAGCCGCCTTTTCAGCGACCTCGGCCAATGCAGCCTCCAGGACGGGGTGACACCGACCGCTGTCATCAATATGGACGATCCCGCGGGGCGAAGACTTAAAGCCCTGACGTCCGCGGCCGTCCTCACCTACGGCCTCGAACCGGGCTGCGATATCAGCGCCAGCCGGGTCCGGTTTCACCGCGGCGGGCTGACCGCCGTCTGCCACACGCCGGCAGGGGACATCGCCGTCCGGTCCGCCCTGGTGGGAACCTTCAATCTGCACAACATCATGGCCGCGGTCGGGGCGGGCCTCGCGCTGGAATTCCCGCCCGAGGTGATCGCGGCAGGGATCGAAACGCTCCACGGCGTCCCCGGGCGCCTCGAGCCGGTTGCGAACATACGCAGCGTAACGATCCTCGTGGACTATGCCCACACCCCGGATGCCCTGGAAAAGGTCCTCGATGCGCTGCGCCCCCTGACATCGGGGCGGCTTATCACCGTCTTCGGCTGCGGCGGGGATCGGGACGCCGGCAAGCGCCCGGAAATGGGCCGGGTGACCGCCGCCCTATCCGATGTGGTGGTCATCACCTCCGACAACCCGCGGAGCGAGAAGCCGGATGAGATCATCACTGAAATCGAAGCAGGCGTTTTATCCACAGGCTGCGAACGGATACCGGAAGCGCCGGGCGGTGAAGCGAAAAACGCGTCTCTCAAGGGGTACCTGGTGGTGGTCGACCGCAGGAAGGCCATCGCCCGGGCCGTCTGTATGGCCCGCCCCGGGGATGTAGTGCTGATCGCCGGGAAGGGGCACGAGGATTATCAGATTATCGGGAACCAGACCCTTCCTTTCGATGACCGTGAGGTGGCGGCAGAAGCCGCCCTGCAGGAGGCTTAA
- a CDS encoding UDP-N-acetylmuramoyl-tripeptide--D-alanyl-D-alanine ligase, translating into MALIWHETTAGRIAETLKARWIQGDPDVRFQGIATDSRQTCQGRLFWALKGERFDAHDFLEQAVAKGASGLLVQSGRTLPPLTREEIVVLAVEDPIRSLGNLAAWWRHQVPIKVVAVTGSAGKTTTKEMIATILNLGEKTLWNEGNLNNLIGLPLTLFRLETEHHCAVLEMGMNRKGEIAALTEIADPDVGVITNVGPVHTEGLGGLAGVAAAKVEMIERIRSTASVVVNGDNQPLMEAVAGCNRPVVTFGFTPGNTVHAERIEARGHEGFAFDLAYGGRTYPMTVSVPGLQNVWNALGAAAAALCLTIHPDQIAEGLRLFKGMHGRFEILFLGSNILLVDDTYNANPLALDTTLASLEGLAAGGRRIVIGLGDMLELGDAALHAHREAGRRVTETGAEWFLAAGRHASDMQAGAIEAGMPPDHIRVVADAAAMLETIVPLLRQGDLVFLKGSRRMGLDLVSRGLHETFGEGEQA; encoded by the coding sequence GTGGCGCTGATCTGGCACGAGACGACCGCAGGCCGCATCGCGGAAACCTTGAAGGCCCGATGGATCCAGGGTGATCCGGATGTCCGTTTTCAGGGGATCGCAACGGATTCTCGTCAAACATGCCAAGGAAGACTGTTCTGGGCCTTGAAGGGAGAACGTTTCGACGCCCATGACTTCCTCGAGCAGGCCGTCGCAAAAGGGGCTTCCGGTCTCCTCGTCCAGTCGGGGCGTACTCTGCCGCCGCTCACACGCGAGGAAATCGTCGTCCTGGCCGTCGAGGACCCCATCCGCTCCCTCGGCAATCTTGCTGCCTGGTGGCGGCATCAGGTCCCCATCAAGGTCGTCGCGGTGACGGGCAGCGCCGGAAAAACGACCACGAAGGAGATGATTGCCACCATCTTGAACCTTGGAGAAAAAACCCTCTGGAACGAGGGGAATCTCAACAATTTGATCGGCCTCCCTTTGACCCTTTTCAGGCTCGAGACCGAGCACCATTGCGCCGTCCTGGAGATGGGCATGAACCGCAAGGGCGAAATCGCCGCCCTGACTGAGATCGCCGACCCCGATGTCGGGGTGATCACGAACGTCGGACCGGTGCACACCGAAGGACTCGGGGGTCTGGCGGGTGTTGCCGCCGCAAAAGTGGAGATGATCGAGCGGATCAGGAGCACGGCCTCCGTGGTCGTCAACGGCGACAACCAGCCGTTGATGGAAGCGGTCGCCGGATGCAACCGGCCCGTGGTCACTTTCGGCTTCACCCCGGGCAACACGGTCCACGCCGAACGGATCGAGGCCCGCGGCCACGAGGGATTCGCCTTCGATCTCGCTTACGGGGGACGCACTTACCCGATGACCGTCTCCGTCCCAGGGCTGCAGAATGTCTGGAACGCGCTCGGCGCGGCCGCGGCGGCCCTTTGCCTGACCATCCACCCGGATCAGATCGCCGAAGGATTGCGCCTCTTCAAGGGCATGCACGGACGCTTCGAGATCCTCTTCCTTGGAAGCAACATCCTGCTGGTGGATGACACCTACAACGCAAACCCGCTCGCCCTCGACACGACGCTTGCCTCCCTCGAGGGGCTGGCGGCCGGAGGAAGGCGCATCGTCATCGGCCTGGGCGACATGCTCGAACTGGGGGACGCGGCGCTCCACGCGCATCGCGAGGCAGGACGGCGCGTCACGGAAACCGGGGCGGAGTGGTTCCTGGCGGCTGGGCGCCATGCCTCCGATATGCAGGCGGGCGCGATCGAAGCCGGGATGCCGCCGGACCACATCCGCGTGGTCGCCGACGCCGCGGCCATGCTGGAGACAATCGTCCCGCTGCTGAGGCAGGGCGACCTGGTCTTCCTGAAGGGCTCCCGCAGGATGGGACTCGATCTCGTCAGCAGGGGGCTGCACGAAACCTTCGGCGAAGGAGAACAGGCATGA
- a CDS encoding response regulator has product MIRKGMKILVVDDEPNMRILLSEVLRSQGFDVCVAENGMESLEQMGSQEFDLVITDIRMPILDGIEMLKRMKQANRRERIIVMSATWAEFDEGREDLPDVMMHFEKPFQLDHLLTAVHAAADTSGRLAAAL; this is encoded by the coding sequence ATGATAAGAAAGGGCATGAAAATACTCGTGGTCGACGACGAACCGAACATGCGCATCCTCCTGTCCGAGGTCCTGCGCTCCCAGGGTTTCGACGTCTGCGTAGCGGAAAACGGCATGGAGTCCCTCGAACAGATGGGGTCCCAGGAATTCGATCTGGTCATCACCGATATCCGGATGCCCATCCTGGATGGCATCGAGATGCTGAAGCGGATGAAACAGGCCAACCGGCGGGAGAGGATCATCGTCATGTCCGCGACGTGGGCAGAGTTCGATGAAGGACGTGAGGATCTGCCCGACGTCATGATGCATTTCGAAAAACCATTTCAGCTCGACCACCTATTGACAGCCGTTCATGCCGCGGCGGACACCTCCGGCCGGCTGGCGGCTGCCCTTTGA
- the mraY gene encoding phospho-N-acetylmuramoyl-pentapeptide-transferase → MIYKLIMLFQADVTWLNVFRYITFRTILATLTALCISFLFGPWVISRLRALQIGQYIREEGPASHKPKAGTPTMGGCLIIPAILASSLAWSDPANLLVWVVVFVLVSFGAIGFADDYLKTVRKNNRGLSPSGKFSLQVCAALITAIVLYVYPGLDTRLSIPFLKNITPDLGLFYIPFAVFVIVGASNAVNLTDGLDGLAIGPTAIAFTAYVVFAYLAGHFKIAAYLQIPYVGAAGEISVICGAAVGAGLGFLWFNAYPAEIFMGDVGSLSLGAGLGAAALVTKQEIVLVLVGGLFVFEALSVIFQVGYFKLTGGHRIFRMAPIHHHFELKGWPEPKVIVRFWIISIILALMSISTLKLR, encoded by the coding sequence ATGATTTACAAACTCATCATGCTCTTTCAGGCGGACGTCACCTGGTTGAACGTGTTTCGCTACATCACGTTCCGGACGATTCTCGCCACCCTCACGGCCCTGTGCATCTCCTTCCTCTTCGGTCCGTGGGTGATCAGTCGCCTGCGAGCCTTGCAGATCGGACAGTACATTCGCGAAGAGGGGCCGGCGAGCCACAAACCCAAGGCCGGGACCCCCACCATGGGCGGGTGCCTGATCATCCCCGCCATTCTGGCCTCCTCTCTCGCCTGGTCGGATCCAGCCAATCTCCTCGTGTGGGTCGTGGTCTTCGTCCTGGTATCGTTCGGGGCCATCGGCTTTGCAGACGATTATCTGAAGACGGTGCGCAAGAACAACCGGGGGCTCAGCCCGTCGGGGAAATTCTCCCTGCAGGTATGCGCAGCCCTCATCACAGCGATCGTGCTCTACGTCTACCCCGGGCTCGACACCCGGCTGAGCATCCCGTTTCTGAAAAACATCACCCCTGACCTGGGGCTGTTCTATATCCCCTTCGCAGTCTTCGTCATCGTCGGGGCGTCGAACGCCGTCAACCTGACAGACGGCCTCGACGGTCTGGCCATCGGGCCGACCGCCATCGCTTTCACGGCTTATGTCGTGTTCGCCTACCTGGCCGGGCATTTCAAAATCGCCGCCTACCTGCAAATCCCATACGTCGGTGCGGCCGGCGAGATTTCGGTGATCTGCGGGGCAGCCGTGGGCGCAGGGCTGGGCTTTCTGTGGTTCAACGCCTATCCCGCCGAAATATTCATGGGCGACGTTGGTTCTCTCTCACTCGGTGCCGGGCTGGGAGCGGCCGCACTGGTAACCAAGCAAGAAATCGTGCTGGTCCTGGTGGGCGGCCTGTTTGTCTTCGAAGCGCTTTCGGTGATCTTTCAGGTGGGATATTTCAAACTGACCGGCGGCCACCGCATCTTTCGAATGGCGCCGATTCATCACCATTTTGAACTGAAAGGATGGCCCGAACCCAAGGTCATCGTCCGGTTCTGGATTATCTCGATCATACTGGCACTGATGTCGATCAGCACGTTGAAGCTCAGATAA
- the murD gene encoding UDP-N-acetylmuramoyl-L-alanine--D-glutamate ligase — MNEHCHRHASETLKKETETETTMQDRRTPSADRSALPFRMELAHPPDVRGRKAVVAGLGVSGIASARWLMQAGAQVTISEIRRLEAFDPKLVTELQSAGITIEIGGHQKETFFQADLIVLSPGVPLGMPLCVGAREKGIPVIGEMELAVHIFRTPVIAITGTNGKSTVTECLGELLHGAGLKAFVGGNLGTPLMTYAIGPQTDDWVVAEVSSFQLDTSPSFHPRAAVILNITPDHLDRYADFNAYVRSKHAIARNQEPGDHLILNDADPHLEHFDPSGSTILRYGLDETERRHAFIRDGAVVVRMPSGSFHRFSLGSFALPGRHNLENVMAVILTALAVGIPETAIQQAIDRFRALPNRLEKVGEQDGVSFYNDSKATNVDAAVRSIESVPAPIVLIAGGRHKGADYRPLADAGEKRIRHAILIGEAKNLIAADFSGRIAFSMAGTLEAAVAKAFALAKPGDTVLLAPACSSFDMFSDYAHRGRVFRQAVEALSHG, encoded by the coding sequence ATGAACGAGCACTGCCACAGGCATGCTTCAGAGACGCTGAAAAAAGAAACGGAGACCGAAACCACCATGCAGGACCGCCGCACCCCGAGCGCAGACCGATCAGCCCTCCCCTTCCGGATGGAACTCGCACACCCGCCGGATGTCCGTGGCCGAAAGGCCGTTGTCGCAGGTCTGGGCGTTTCCGGGATTGCATCCGCCCGCTGGCTCATGCAGGCCGGCGCGCAGGTCACCATCAGCGAAATCCGGCGGCTGGAGGCCTTCGACCCGAAGCTCGTCACCGAACTGCAGTCCGCCGGAATAACGATCGAGATCGGCGGTCATCAGAAGGAGACCTTTTTTCAGGCTGATCTGATCGTCCTCAGCCCCGGCGTACCCCTCGGAATGCCCTTGTGCGTGGGCGCCCGGGAAAAAGGGATCCCGGTCATCGGCGAGATGGAGCTTGCCGTCCACATCTTCCGCACCCCTGTCATCGCCATCACGGGGACCAACGGGAAATCCACGGTCACCGAGTGCCTGGGCGAGCTTCTTCACGGCGCCGGGCTGAAGGCCTTCGTGGGTGGAAACCTCGGCACGCCCCTCATGACCTACGCGATCGGTCCCCAAACCGACGACTGGGTCGTAGCGGAAGTGAGCAGTTTCCAGTTGGACACCAGCCCGAGCTTCCATCCGCGGGCCGCGGTCATCCTGAACATCACCCCCGACCATCTCGATCGCTATGCCGATTTCAATGCCTATGTCCGCTCGAAGCATGCCATCGCCCGCAACCAGGAACCGGGGGACCACCTGATCCTGAACGACGCCGACCCTCACCTGGAACACTTCGACCCTAGCGGGTCCACCATCCTCCGTTATGGCCTCGATGAGACGGAAAGGCGCCACGCCTTCATTCGTGACGGGGCCGTGGTCGTGCGCATGCCCTCCGGGTCTTTTCACCGTTTTTCACTCGGGTCCTTCGCCCTCCCGGGCCGTCACAATCTTGAGAACGTAATGGCCGTGATCCTGACCGCCCTCGCCGTGGGCATCCCTGAAACCGCCATACAGCAGGCCATCGACCGGTTCCGTGCCCTGCCCAACCGCCTGGAGAAGGTCGGCGAGCAGGATGGGGTCTCTTTCTACAACGATTCCAAGGCCACCAATGTGGATGCAGCCGTTCGTTCCATCGAAAGCGTGCCCGCCCCGATCGTGCTGATCGCAGGGGGCAGACACAAGGGTGCGGATTACAGGCCCCTCGCCGATGCAGGTGAGAAGCGCATCCGGCACGCCATCCTGATCGGGGAGGCCAAAAACCTCATCGCGGCCGACTTTTCGGGCAGAATCGCATTTTCAATGGCCGGGACCCTCGAGGCGGCGGTCGCCAAGGCCTTCGCGCTCGCGAAACCCGGCGACACGGTCCTCCTTGCACCTGCCTGCTCGAGCTTCGACATGTTCTCCGATTACGCCCATCGGGGCAGGGTATTCCGTCAAGCGGTGGAGGCGCTCAGCCATGGCTGA